Genomic DNA from Comamonas resistens:
CGCTGTCGTCGAGGTCGCCCCAGTCGCCACCGAAGTGGCGGCGCAGATACGGAATCGGGTTGAGCCGGCCCTGTTGGACCAGGTCATCGACGCCGCAGGTCATGACCACCTGGCCGGGCGAGAAGCGCAGGCTCGGTGTCTGGCTGATGGAAAGTGCTTGGGCTGCCATGGAAGGCTCCTTGATATGGAAGGGCCGCGGCACCCCATCGGGGCGACTGGACCCCGGTGGGTGGAAAAAATCGACGGCGAACCGTCGGCGGTGGAGAAACGATCAGCGGATGGTCAACACCTCGCCCCGCGTGGCGGAACCCGGCGTCATGTCCCAGGCGCGGATGACGGGAACGAACTTGTCGGTGAGGATGCGCGTCTCGGCAATCGAGCCGTCTTCGCGTTCGGTGAATTCCCGCTGGAGCGTCTTGTCCTTGTGGGTGTCACCTTTGACGACGAGCACGCGCCCCGTCTTGGATTGCACGACTCCCGAGATCGCGCCCGCAGCCAAAGCCAGGGCGAGATGCCAGTGGGACAAGGCCCGCGCCGGTGGACGCAGCGTCTGCTGCGCGGCCCCCAACTGGGTATCCCGCGACGGCCAGAGGCCTTGCAGCCTGCCAACCTCATCGGCGAACTGCTCCGGCTCCATCGTCACGCGGAAGAAATGCCCCGGCTCCGCCGGGCTGGTGGGGACGATGTACGGCAGGAACGGCCATTCGCTCGGCAGCTCCTCGGCTTCGACTTCGCCAAGCCCAACCTGCAGCAGCAGATTGCGCACGGCCTTGACGCCATCGGGCGTCTGCTCACGCTGGCGCACCCGCCGTCCGAAGATCACCACCTGCTTGAACTGCGTTTCCACCGCTCGGTAGATGCGCAGATCGGTGTAGTGGCGCGTCAGCCAGCCAACCAGCTCCGCGTCGAGCACGTAGCCGGGGACGATGAAGACCAGCACGCCGCCGTACTGCAGCAGGGGCAGCGTGCGCTGGTAGAACAGTTTTTCGAGGCGGGCACGGCCCTGACCCTGATAGCCAATGTTGCCGTTGACATCCTTGGACAGGTCGCCATACGGCGGATTGAGCCAGAGCAGCCCAAAGGACTGTTTGGAGATCATCGTGTCCATCAGGTCCGCGTGCAGGCAGTGATCGACCAGGCTGCGGGCATGGCGCGCCCGCTCTGCGTCGAACTCGACGGCGAACGCCCTGGCCTGCTCGCGCCCGAGGGCATGAGCAGCTTCGGCGATTGCCACGCCTTCGCCGGCGCAGGGATCGAGGATGCACATCGGCCCATTGGATTCAGGCGCACTGGGCATCAGTGCATTGAGGGCTCTTTCGAGCGTCGGTTCGTCGGTCGGGAAGTACCCGTTCTTCACGAAATTGCGGGCGAGCCGCGGGAACATGAGAGCCATGGAAGTCTCCTGGTTGGCGGGGATGAATAGAGAAGGCGCGCCTTGGCGTGCCTGCGCAGGTGGGTCAAGCCGCTACCGTTTCCGGCGTCCAAATCTTGGCCGGATAGGGATAGGCGGTGAGCACGTCACTGCGGATCAGCGAGCCGAGCGCCTGGGTCAGCGCCGGCACGTCGATGGCGAGCCGATGGCCCACTAAAGGCCCGAGGGCGAATGGCAGACGGGTCAGCATCTCGCGGCTTTGCAGCAGTTCCAGCACGGTTTCGCGCCAGTGGTCGAGCAATGGCAGTGGGCAGGTGTCCTGCACCAACGTCCACAGGCGGTCAAGCCGGTGGTCGCTATCGCGGGGCAGCAATGCCAGTGCGCTGGCGTTGGCCTTGTCGGGCTTGACGCAGCGCCGATCGAACAGCCACACGTTGGACAGCGAACCGAACAGCGTTCGCCGGTAGGCGCGGGTCATGCGCTTTTCCAGGCGATCGACGTTGCCGACGAACACCGGGACGCTACCGTCCTGGTCGGTGATGAGGTGGAACTGCTCCAGCCCCTGCTCGTCGCGCCCGAGGGTCAGGCGAGCCAGGAACTGCTGGACGGCGGTGTCCCGCGCCCAGATCGACAGGAAGATCAGGTTGCCCTGGTCATCGCCGACGCAAGCGTCGGCCATCACGTCCGGGCATTCGTCGATGCGGTACAGCGTGGTGGAAGAAGTGTTTGCGGGCATGGTGGTGTCCTCGGATGAACGGGAACAGCACCGCCCGCAGGGGCAAGTGCTGCCCCTTGGGGTGGAAGTAAAACGCTCTGGTTCAGGCCGTCAGCGCCGTAGCTGGGGCTGTGGTCGCCTTGGGTGCGCGCCGCCGTGCGTGGTAAGCGCGAACGCCTGCACGCCAGTCGGCGGACTGCTCCGGTGCGAGGTTCAGATAGGACAGCGGGCACGAGTAGTAGTACGGGTGCATGGATTCGTCCAGCGGCTTGTAGCCCCACTGGCTGCCGCTGCGTTCCAGCAGATCGCAGCGGATGGTGCGCAGGGACTGGCCCGGTGCGAGATCACGGTGTACGCCTTCGGCCTTGGCCGTCACTTGCACAACGGACCAGAGGACGTTGCCACGCAGCGCGTGGGCGATGACCTTGACGCTGGCGCGCTCGGTCTCTTGCGGTGCGATCAACTCCGCGATCAGTTCAGACCGCGATTGGGGTGAGAAATACCAGCCCATGAGAGGCCTCCTGGAAAAATTGAGCCAGAAGCCTCCCCGGTGGGGAAGACCCCCGGCGGGTGGATGAACACCGCAGATGCGGTGTCCAGTACTACGCAGGTTGCAGTTCGGCCTGGCGGCTCCACTCCTGCGTCTTGAAGTCCAGCGCGTAGCCCAGTTCGCCCAGGCGGACGATCTGCGCGCGCAGGGTGCGGCGGTCGATGGTCGAATCCAGTTTCACGGACTCGCCCAGTGGCCAGAGCAAGCTGAACAGCGCGGCGTCGCCATCTTCGGTACTGCCGGGAGCAGTTGCCGCAGCGGGCGTCGGCGCATCCACGCCGAAGGGCGTGGTATCGACCAGCGGATCCGTGGATGCCTGCACGGGTGCGGGCTTGGCGGGCTTGGACGTTTTGGCAGTCTTGGCCGGTGTTGCCGGCGTTACTGCAGGCTGCGCGCCCAGCTCTTCATCGAGCGGATCGACGTCCTGGGTGGCGAAGCTGCGTGCCTCGTCACGGCTCAGTTTGTCGATGTCGTAGAGCGTCATCCCGTCCAGGCTGGCACGGATCTCGAAGCGCATGCCGCCACCGACCGGGTAGGACTTCGGGAAGATGTACCTGATGATGAATTCCCCGTCGTACTTGCCTTCGGGGTATTGCTCCAGCTCCGGGTCCTTGACCTCGAAGGTACCCAGGTGCGTGGCGAGGCGACCGACCGTGAAGGGGCCGTTCTTGCCGCGGATGGTGCGCAGCGTGAGCTGGCCGGGGACGACGATGGGCGAGACCGATTTCTCGGATGCCGATGTGGCTGCCATGATGGTTCTCCTTAGCGATTGGGAAAACGACAAGGCCCGCGAGGGCCTTGCCGATCAGAACGAAGCAGCCAATGCCGGCTCCTGCTTCTCGACTTCACCTTCGGGCTCGCGCTCGGCGGGCTCGGCAGGCTGATCGGCAGCGGGGTCGGCGTCCTCGGCTTCGGACGCGGATGCGTCCTGGGCTGGCGGCGTCTCGGCTTGCGCGGGGCTCGTCGGATAGACCTTGGTGCCGTCGATCTTGATCAGGCCGATGTGGATCAGCGTCGATTCCAGGCTTGCGGCCGGTTCCCCAGCGCGTTCACCCTTGGTGCGGATGTACGGATCGATCTTCATGTCGTTGAGACGGAAGGCGATCAGCACCTTGCAGTCCCCTTCGATGGCCTGCACGCACCGGCGAACCAGATGCTCGGCTTCAGGGGTGGTGACGATGGTGTCGAAGTACCGATACTCCGGTTCATCGACAGGCCCGGCCAGCGCGGCGACGGTGCAAGAGAGGAACGGGTCGCCATCTTTGGGCGTGACGTCCTTCGGACGGCTGAGGTAGCCGATGCCGCGGGTGATCAGCTCGTGCTGCCTGATCGAAGCCAGTTCGGCCCGGTCAAGCGGCTCGGCCTTGAGTAGGCGCGCCTTGAGGGACGCGGCGGCTTGACCTTTCTGATCGCCCTTGTCACGGATGTATGCATCGCCCCACAGGTCGCCGAGGCGAAAGCGCACCAGTGGGCGCTGCTTGGGATCGTCAACGCCGATGTAGCGCTCGACCAGCTTCTTGGCCTCGGCACCCGAGACCTTGACGTCGCAATAGCGATAGCTGGGGTCCTTTGCGGAACCGACCAGCGCGGCGATGGTGCATGCCAGGAAAGGCTGCGCGCGGCGGCCGCCCCGGACAGGCACTTCACGGGCACGCTGGATGTAACCGATGCCCGAGGTGTGGAGGTCGAAATACGATTTCTCGTTGGACGTGGTGCTCATGGTGAATCTCCATAGGGATGAAGCGGAGACACACCGGCCCCACGCTGCGGGGAAAGGTGCGTAACCCCGCGATGGGTTGATAAGGCGAAAGCATCCACCACCAGAGACTGGTGGCCGCTCGCGGATGGATGTGGTGCGAGCTGGCTCGGTCACGCAGTGGGAACTGCGCCGCAACCTCGAAGACCGATGGTTGCCTGGCATGTCGCTGACAACGTCAGCAGGCATGGGCTCAGCATGGCCGGGCCTCGCGCGCGAGACAGCCATCAATCGGCATCCGGTCGATTCCCTTTGATGAAATCTCCCAGGCAGAAAAAAGGCCCTCCTTCCGAATGGAGGGAGAGCCTGTGGGGGGGGCATGTCGCCTGGTTCTTTTCGTGGTGTCACGCCGGTACAGCGCGGCGCCGTCGGGACGTCTCCGCGCCGATCACGCTCACATCGATCAGACGCCAGCGCCCGTCGTCGATGAGCCGCTCCAGCACTTCGCCGAGGATGTCGAAATACACCTCGTCGTGCCGATCGACCAACTCGCCGTCGCGGCGCAGCTCCACCGCATAGGTATCGCTGCCGCGCTGGTAGAGGATCGTCACCTGGCCGGCGAACTTCGCGGTCGAAACCGTGAAACTGATCGCCGGAGGCGTTTCGATGATCCTGGACGGCTTCGGATCGACCCAGGTGAAGTCGTGGGCGCCCGCATCGACCAGCATGTGGGTGATGCGCCGGAACCCGTCGGGCGCCGGCATTTCCTCCAACTGCTCGATGAGCTGACCCAGTTCCATGCACTGCGGCTCGGGAATGGGCAGCTTGGCCGGCGCGGAGCCGAGGATGTGTGTCTTGACGGTGTAGGGAGTGCCGTCGGACATCATCTCGGTGCGCTCTTCTGGCGTGTCCGCACGCAGACCGTCGAAACGACGACGGGCATAGGGTTGGACATGCACCTTGGTGCCCTCACTGGGAATGCTGGTCACCAGGTTGGGATCGAGTACCGCGAACTCGCTGGGCTTGAGCTTGACGACGATGGCGTCTTCGCTGGCTGCGACCACCTTGCCGTCGAAGGGCTGGGGATCAATGATGAAGCCCAGTGTCGAGGACTGTGGCTGATCATCGAACACGCGGTACTTGAACGACCGCACGTTGCGGGGCACATGGCCTGCGACCAGCGAAGGCATCAGGGTCTTGATAAGAGAGCGATCCATGTGAATCTCCTTGAGGAAGAACAAGGGATTCCCCGCCCGCAAGGGAGAGGTCCCTTGTGGGTGAATGGGCGCAATGCGTCCGTAGGAAGAAACAACCAGCACGGTTTCCCGCGCTTGCAGCCTTGAAGGTCTTGGCTGCCTGGGCATGTGTCGGCAACGCCGACGAACATGGGGCAAGGATGGCCCTGGAGTGAGCCGCCTGCGCTCAGGAAACCGCACCGCGCCGCACCCGCTTTCCTGCGTCGCGACAAGAAAAGCCCCTCGAAAGGGGCTGGGTGGTCAGGCTTGGTACACGAAGTAGTGTTCGCGCTGACGTGGAAAGAACACGTGCTTCCACGTGTCGCCGCCGGTGTTGCCACCGTCGAAGACGACCATTTCGTAGGCATCAATGTCGGTGTCTGCCAGATCGGCGCTGGCGATATGGCGCATGTGCAGCATGCCGCTCAAGCGCTCGAATACCAGGATCTGGCCGATGGCGTCGTCCTGGCCCATGGCGTTGACGCAGGCTCCAAGCTGATGCTCGAAGTCGCGTGCGGGCGAGATGAGGTCGGGGAACATAAAGTGCTCCTATGGAATTGGACCAGCCCGGCTCCCAGAAAGGAGACGGGCTGGCATGGAGGACAAAGAGGAAGGTGGGCGCGTGGTGTGTTTGCTCTAGGACTCGGCCAGCGGCAGGCCCAGCAACACGGGCGCGTCAGCGTCGAGGATGAGGATGCGCACATCGGCCTGCCCAGCCAGTTCCAGGATGTTCGCCAGGTCGTCTGGCATGCCCTTGCTGCGGTGCTCCTGCCGAAGCTGCTCGGCGGTGATGCCCTCGGCGTGCTCCAGGTTCTTGTCCGTCCAGGGTGTGGAGATCAGCTTGACGCCGATCGCCGGGCTGTACGGAACCCGAAAGGCGATGAACAAAAAGGCCTCCGGCGTGGCAAGATCCGCCAGATTGGCGAGGTACTGGTCGGTTTCCGGGCTGATGTGCGCGCTGCTGATCTCCCAGCATCGGCTGTAGTAGCCGGTCTCGAAACTCAGGCGCTGCACGACTTCCCGCGCGGCCTCGACCGAATAACTGTCACCAACGTGGATCAGGCGACCGTCGAAGTCCTCGCCATGAATGGCATAGACCACGGCATTGATCACGCCTTCGCCGTTAACGCCTTCATCGGCATCGCATTCGGCCAGTACCTCGGCACTCACAGGTTCAGAGCCGTTCGTGACCACCGCGAAATCGCTGGTGACGATGCAGGACGATGAAATCAGTTCCTGGTCGGAAAGGTGTTGCTGGCTCGGGTGGATGTTTCGCCAGACATGCGGGCTTCCGTCCTCGTAGCTGATGGACAGCGTGCGGACGATGTTCAAATTCCAGTAGCCGCGCAGAAAGGGATTTGGATTCTGAGACATGGGAACGCTCCTGATTGAATAATGGAGCCAATTCCCGCCACCGGGAATTGGACCCGGTGGGTTGAAAGTGGAAAATGCGTCAGGCAGAGGTGATCGTTGGCTTTGATTCAGCCTTACGCTGGGCAACGGAAAGGAAATTGAGGGACATGACCGTGTAGGCGCATGTCTCTCGTGGGGAACGAAAAGGCGATGGTGTGCCGGAAACGGGGTCACCAACCGCTGTAGTTCAGCATCAAGTCGGCAATGACCTTGCGGCGTTCCAGGTCGAGACCGTCGAAGTCCGACAGCCCGTGGAAGTGGCAGCGTTTGAGCATGGCACCGCCCTCGCGCGCGTTGTAGAAGCTGACCATGGCGGACAGAAACATGCGTTGCCCGCTGCTCAGGACACCGAGGGCGTCGTTGAGCCGCAGCATGTTGGGACGCAGATCCCACTTGCTCTTGGCCTGGTTCAGGCCGTCACGGGTGCCATCGCCAAACCATTCGGGGCCAGCGATCTCGGCACCACGCTTCCAGGCCTCGAAGAAGGCTTGGGGCGCGGCAGCGAAATGCTGCTCTTCCCGCATGATCTGATCGACGACTTCCTGCGGCAGCAGTTGATTCATGGCGTGATTCCTCCAGTTGGATCAGGGAATGGCGAGCTGGGACCAGCCGCCTCTTTCGAGGGCACGTTGAGCCGCCGCATGGCTGCGGAAGTACTCGTGCGATTCCCGCGAAACGGGACCTTCGGTATCGCGCGTGCCGATGTAGTGGCCGGCGGCGCTTTGCAGGACTTCGAGCGGCAGGAACTTGCCGCAATAGGTCAAGGCCAACTGGCCGAAAGAGGCTATGTGGGACATGGGTAGGCTCCTTGGAAAAGCGAGGCCTTGTCCCTCACGGGATGGCAGCTCCCGCACGCGGTGGATAAAAAGCATCGGCGTCACGGGGACGCGCGTCCGCAGACTTGATGCGATACGGACTGGCGGGTTACGCGGGAAGAACCCGCGGCAGCCAGGAACCCATGGCTGCTGGCATGTGCTGACGAATCAGCGAACATGCGGGCAGCTTCATGCGGGGGCCGCGCTGCGTCAGTTGGAAAACGGCATTCGGCCCAGCCCGGATTGATCGGCGCAGAGAAAGAAAACCCGCATCAAGTGCGGGCTGTCAGGGTGGTGCGTGGGTGCGTTGGCTCACTCGGGCGTGTCGCCCAGGACATGCTGCTTCCACAGGGCGAATGCCTCGTCCTGTCCCAGTTCGGCCAGGACCACAATGGGTTGCGCCTGCCGCGCACGCAGCGAAGCGAAATACGCCTTACGGTCGGCGATGGCCTTGAGGTTGATGCCATCGATGAACAGCAGTTTGCCGCCCTTGATGAACAGCACCTTGTTGCCAAGGTCGCGCTCGAACGCGGCTCGTACTTTCTCCGGTTGTTGCATGCGTCGGTTTCCTGTTGCTGTGGCCGTCCATTGGGTCGGAATGTTGATCGGCGAGATAAAGACGCCGAAGGCTCGCTGACCTTCGGCTCGGGAGGAAATAACCACCCGTGGGCTGTTGCAGGCCCGGTCGTCGCTAGAACCGTCTGCTCATCAGCAATCACACCCGGCCCATGTCGTGGCTGGGGCCGGCATCGTCTGGCGCACATCCGCGCACAAAGGGAGCCCGTTTTTGCGCCGGTGGGCACCGGCACCGAATACCGCTGACCACAAAGGGTCTCCGGAGGGTTCGCGCAGCCTGGCAAGCCATCGGGGGACCCTTCGCAGTGGGCGGGAGAAACACAGACCAGCAGAACACGCGGGAGACGGTTCGCGGAAAAGCTACCTTCAGGTCCCGCAGCCGGGGACGGCTGGACGGGACGCGCACACGGACAAGAAGGCGTTGCGCGCTGGGCGACCCGCAGGGGCGTGCGGGACACGGGCCACGCCTTTGAAACAGAGCGCGGCCCACGGGAAACGGAGTCGGTCAGGTGCCTTTGCGGCCGCTGCTATGCGAGCGCGAAGCGCCACGCTTGGGCGTACCGGATTCGACCGGCAGCGTGCCTTGGCAGTCGGGGTAGCGACTGCACGACCAGAATGGGCCGCTCTTGCCGGTGCGCTGGCGCGTCGGTGCGCCGCACTGCGGGCATATTGGCCCATGGGGAAGCTTGATGGACAGGGACATGCTGCCGTACTGCGCGGTCAACTGCGAAATCCAGGTGGCCTGCTTGCTGAGGAATACGTCCAGGGTGAGCTGTCCGGCCTCGATCATGTCGAGCGCCTGCTCCCACACCGCAGTGGTGCCGGGATCTGCAATCGCTGCGGGCACGGCGTCGATCAGCGTGAACGCCGCATCCGATGCGCGAATGGAGCGTCCCTTCTTCACGATGTAGCCACGGGCGATCAGCACGCTGATGATGTTGGCTCGCGTCGCCTCGGTGCCGATGCCCGTTGTGTCCTTCAGCTTCTGTTTCAGACGCGGGTCGGTCACGAAGCGCGCAACGCCCTTCATCGACTTGACCAGTTCGCCCTGGGTGTAGGGCTTGGGCGGCATCGTCTTGAGCGCCTTGATCTCGACCTCGGCCACCTGGCACGCCAGGCCCTCACGCAGCGGGGGCAGCACCTGGCTGCGCGTCGCGTCGTCGCCGTCCTCATCCGCTTTCGGTTCGGCCAGCACCAGACGCCAACCCTTGACGACCACCTGTTTACCGGTGGCCACCAGCGTCTGCTGCCCGCAGGAAAACTCAGCCACGGTACGGTCGAACTCGTGGTGTGGGAGGAACTGCGCCAGGTAATGCGCCCGGATCAGCCGGTACACCGCCAGCTCCTTCTCGCTCAGAGCAGAGAGGTTCGCGGGTTCGAGCGTCGGAATGATGCCGTGGTGCGCCGTGATCTTGCCGTCGTTCCAGGCGCGCGAACGCTGGGAGCGGTCGAGCTGACCCATGATCGGTCGCAGCGACGGGTCGGTCTTGAACAGGCTGTCCAGGACAGTGGGCACCTCGGCGAACATGCTTTCGGGCAGGTAGCCGGAGTCCGAGCGCGGGTAGGTCGTGGCCTTGTGCGTCTCGTACAGGGCCTGGGCGATCTGCAATGTCTCCTGCACGTCCAGCCCGAGCTGCCTGGAACAGACCTCCTGAAGCGTCCCCAGGTCGAACAGCAGCGGCGGGCCTTCGCGCACGCGCTCGGTCTCGACCGACACCACCTGGGCGCTGCCCGCAGCGCGAATCTGCTGCGCCGCCTGCTGGGCGACCGGCTGTTGCAGGCAACGACCGGCGTCGTCGGTGCAGCCGTCGGGCGCAACCCACTGCGCGGCGAAAGCCTGACCCTCTGCGGACAGAGACACGTCGATGGCCGAGAACGGCACCGACTTGAAAGCCGCGATTTCGCGGTCGCGGTCCACGACCAGCTTCAGGGTCGGGGTCTGGACACGTCCGACCGACAGCACGCCGTCGTAGCCCGCCTGCCGCCCGAGCACAGTGAAAAGACGGCTGAGGTTCATGCCGACGAGCCAGTCTGCCCGCGAACGTGCCAGCGCCGAGTAATACATCGGCAGCGTATCGG
This window encodes:
- a CDS encoding DUF5983 family protein — protein: MSQNPNPFLRGYWNLNIVRTLSISYEDGSPHVWRNIHPSQQHLSDQELISSSCIVTSDFAVVTNGSEPVSAEVLAECDADEGVNGEGVINAVVYAIHGEDFDGRLIHVGDSYSVEAAREVVQRLSFETGYYSRCWEISSAHISPETDQYLANLADLATPEAFLFIAFRVPYSPAIGVKLISTPWTDKNLEHAEGITAEQLRQEHRSKGMPDDLANILELAGQADVRILILDADAPVLLGLPLAES
- a CDS encoding DUF3275 family protein, encoding MAATSASEKSVSPIVVPGQLTLRTIRGKNGPFTVGRLATHLGTFEVKDPELEQYPEGKYDGEFIIRYIFPKSYPVGGGMRFEIRASLDGMTLYDIDKLSRDEARSFATQDVDPLDEELGAQPAVTPATPAKTAKTSKPAKPAPVQASTDPLVDTTPFGVDAPTPAAATAPGSTEDGDAALFSLLWPLGESVKLDSTIDRRTLRAQIVRLGELGYALDFKTQEWSRQAELQPA
- a CDS encoding uridylate kinase codes for the protein MFPDLISPARDFEHQLGACVNAMGQDDAIGQILVFERLSGMLHMRHIASADLADTDIDAYEMVVFDGGNTGGDTWKHVFFPRQREHYFVYQA
- a CDS encoding DNA topoisomerase III, with translation MRLFLCEKPSQGKDIGRILGATQRGEGCLNGSGVTITWCIGHLVEAAAPEVYDAALKRWSLEQLPIIPQQWRVEVKPKTATQFKVVKALLAKATHLVIATDADREGELIAREIIDLCGYRGPIERLWLSALNDASIRTALGKLRPSSDTLPMYYSALARSRADWLVGMNLSRLFTVLGRQAGYDGVLSVGRVQTPTLKLVVDRDREIAAFKSVPFSAIDVSLSAEGQAFAAQWVAPDGCTDDAGRCLQQPVAQQAAQQIRAAGSAQVVSVETERVREGPPLLFDLGTLQEVCSRQLGLDVQETLQIAQALYETHKATTYPRSDSGYLPESMFAEVPTVLDSLFKTDPSLRPIMGQLDRSQRSRAWNDGKITAHHGIIPTLEPANLSALSEKELAVYRLIRAHYLAQFLPHHEFDRTVAEFSCGQQTLVATGKQVVVKGWRLVLAEPKADEDGDDATRSQVLPPLREGLACQVAEVEIKALKTMPPKPYTQGELVKSMKGVARFVTDPRLKQKLKDTTGIGTEATRANIISVLIARGYIVKKGRSIRASDAAFTLIDAVPAAIADPGTTAVWEQALDMIEAGQLTLDVFLSKQATWISQLTAQYGSMSLSIKLPHGPICPQCGAPTRQRTGKSGPFWSCSRYPDCQGTLPVESGTPKRGASRSHSSGRKGT
- a CDS encoding DUF3577 domain-containing protein — encoded protein: MSTTSNEKSYFDLHTSGIGYIQRAREVPVRGGRRAQPFLACTIAALVGSAKDPSYRYCDVKVSGAEAKKLVERYIGVDDPKQRPLVRFRLGDLWGDAYIRDKGDQKGQAAASLKARLLKAEPLDRAELASIRQHELITRGIGYLSRPKDVTPKDGDPFLSCTVAALAGPVDEPEYRYFDTIVTTPEAEHLVRRCVQAIEGDCKVLIAFRLNDMKIDPYIRTKGERAGEPAASLESTLIHIGLIKIDGTKVYPTSPAQAETPPAQDASASEAEDADPAADQPAEPAEREPEGEVEKQEPALAASF
- a CDS encoding class I SAM-dependent methyltransferase; amino-acid sequence: MPANQETSMALMFPRLARNFVKNGYFPTDEPTLERALNALMPSAPESNGPMCILDPCAGEGVAIAEAAHALGREQARAFAVEFDAERARHARSLVDHCLHADLMDTMISKQSFGLLWLNPPYGDLSKDVNGNIGYQGQGRARLEKLFYQRTLPLLQYGGVLVFIVPGYVLDAELVGWLTRHYTDLRIYRAVETQFKQVVIFGRRVRQREQTPDGVKAVRNLLLQVGLGEVEAEELPSEWPFLPYIVPTSPAEPGHFFRVTMEPEQFADEVGRLQGLWPSRDTQLGAAQQTLRPPARALSHWHLALALAAGAISGVVQSKTGRVLVVKGDTHKDKTLQREFTEREDGSIAETRILTDKFVPVIRAWDMTPGSATRGEVLTIR
- a CDS encoding GTPase, with product MDRSLIKTLMPSLVAGHVPRNVRSFKYRVFDDQPQSSTLGFIIDPQPFDGKVVAASEDAIVVKLKPSEFAVLDPNLVTSIPSEGTKVHVQPYARRRFDGLRADTPEERTEMMSDGTPYTVKTHILGSAPAKLPIPEPQCMELGQLIEQLEEMPAPDGFRRITHMLVDAGAHDFTWVDPKPSRIIETPPAISFTVSTAKFAGQVTILYQRGSDTYAVELRRDGELVDRHDEVYFDILGEVLERLIDDGRWRLIDVSVIGAETSRRRRAVPA